A genomic region of Arachis hypogaea cultivar Tifrunner chromosome 5, arahy.Tifrunner.gnm2.J5K5, whole genome shotgun sequence contains the following coding sequences:
- the LOC112800211 gene encoding probable apyrase 7: MIFSKITAILSTLLHTQNSSPSAYPLSLPFAATKNNNLRVSSSLQDFSSYPQFGPERGHVADDVTGVVLPTHLKQPLHKVKPVQSVANCSRKKWVSAIKLAIFLTLFLFIVYMVLVIAYSYWSQGSGKYFVVIDCGSTGNRIYVYHASIQHKKYNSLPIVIKSLRSGLQKKPLSQSGRAYDRMETEPGLDKLVNNVTGLKGALKPLIRWAQKQIPAHAHRGTSVFLYATAGVRRLPSADSKWLLDNAWSVLKQSPFLCKKDWVKTISGTEEAYFGWISLNYYSGILGVRPRKATYGALDLGGSSLQVTFESDQQLNNETSLYVRMGSVSHHLTAYSLPGYGLNEAFGKSVAHLFKREFGSSANAGIANEKRELKHPCLQAGYKEQYFCPRCSFGNKGGGNPVGNQKQLGKIGASGTSVVLVGAPNWQECNALAKIAVNLAEWSNIGAALDCGVQPCALRKNLPRPYGHFYVISGFYVVYRFFNLSSEATLDDVVEKGRTFCGKKWDVAKKSVAPQPFIEQYCFRAPYIASLLREGLHITDDQISVGSGSITWTLGVALLEAGKAYSTGFGFRGLELLPMKINPLVLFLILLLSLIILLCALSCVGNSIPRFFRRKYLPIFRHSNVSSASVLNIPSPFQFQRWSPINSGDGRIKMPLSPTVACSQGSPFALGSGLGDDGGGIQLMESSLYPSASSFSHSFSSTSLGQMQFDSNTMGAFWSPHRTQMRLQSRRSQSREDLDSSVAEAHLVKV, encoded by the exons ATGATCTTTAGTAAAATCACTGCAATTTTATCCACTTTGTTGCATACCCAAAATTCCTCTCCTTCTGCATACCCACTCTCTCTGCCTTTTGCAGCCACCAAAAATAACAACCTGCGAGTCTCTTCCTCTCTTCAGGACTTCTCCTCGTACCCCCAATTTGGTCCTGAACGTGGCCATGTTGCTGATGATGTCACCGGTGTTGTTCTTCCAACCCATTTGAAGCAACCACTTCATAAGGTGAAGCCTGTTCAAAGTGTTGCCAACTGTTCTCGCAAGAAATGGGTCAGTGCCATCAAGCTTGCAATTTTTCTTACGCTGTTCCTTTTTATAGTTTACATGGTTTTGGTGATTGCTTATTCCTATTGGAGTCAAGGGTCTGGGAAGTATTTTGTTGTGATTGATTGTGGTAGCACCGGGAATAGGATTTATGTTTATCATGCTTCCATTCAGCACAAGAAATATAATAGTCTTCCAATAGTTATCAAGTCACTGAGGAGTGGTTTGCAGAAAAAGCCACTTTCTCAGAGTGGTCGTGCGTATGATAGAATGGAAACTGAGCCTGGCCTTGATAAGTTGGTGAATAATGTTACTGGTTTGAAGGGTGCATTGAAACCATTAATTCGCTGGGCGCAGAAGCAGATACCGGCACATGCTCATAGGGGTACTTCGGTTTTCCTTTATGCTACCGCAGGTGTCCGGAGACTCCCCAGCGCTGACTCGAAGTGGCTGCTAGATAATGCCTGGTCTGTGTTAAAGCAATCTCCTTTCTTGTGTAAGAAGGATTGGGTTAAGACTATATCTGGTACTGAGGAGGCTTATTTTGGATGGATATCACTTAATTATTATAGTGGCATCTTGGGTGTTAGACCTAGGAAGGCAACTTATGGTGCGCTTGATTTGGGTGGCTCATCATTGCAAGTAACATTTGAGAGTGATCAGCAGCTGAATAATGAGACTAGTTTGTATGTTCGGATGGGATCAGTGAGCCATCATCTCACTGCTTACTCTCTCCCAGGGTATGGTCTTAATGAGGCATTTGGTAAATCTGTGGCGCATCTCTTTAAGAGAGAGTTCGGATCATCTGCCAATGCCGGCATAGCTAATGAAAAGAGAGAGCTCAAACATCCTTGCTTGCAAGCTGGGTACAAGGAACAATATTTTTGCCCTCGTTGTTCTTTCGGTAACAAAGGAGGTGGAAATCCTGTTGGTAATCAGAAACAATTGGGTAAGATAGGAGCATCAGGAACTTCAGTAGTGCTTGTTGGTGCTCCGAATTGGCAAGAATGTAATGCACTTGCAAAAATTGCTGTCAATTTGGCCGAATGGTCCAATATCGGTGCAGCACTTGATTGTGGAGTACAACCTTGTGCTTTGCGCAAGAATCTCCCACGCCCATATGGCCACTTTTATGTGATTTCTGGATTTTATGTGGTGTATAGATTTTTCAACTTGAGTTCTGAGGCCACACTTGATGATGTAGTTGAAAAAGGCAGGACTTTTTGTGGGAAGAAATGGGATGTTGCAAAGAAAAGTGTTGCCCCTCAACCCTTTATCGAGCAATACTGCTTTAGAGCGCCATACATTGCATCACTGCTGAGAGAAGGTTTGCACATTACTGATGACCAAATATCTGTTGGCTCTGGAAGTATCACTTGGACTCTTGGTGTTGCCTTGTTGGAAGCAGGGAAAGCATATTCCACCGGATTTGGGTTTCGTGGTTTGGAATTGCTTCCAATGAAGATAAATCCCCTtgttctttttctcattttgttgCTTTCCTTGATTATCCTACTCTGTGCTTTATCATGTGTTGGCAATTCGATACCAAGGTTCTTCCGGAGGAAATATCTTCCCATTTTCAGACATAGCAATGTTTCCAGTGCTTCTGTTTTGAATATCCCATCTCCTTTTCAGTTCCAGCGATGGAGTCCAATCAACTCTG GGGATGGAAGAATAAAGATGCCACTCAGCCCAACCGTCGCATGCTCACAAGGTAGCCCTTTTGCCCTTGGTAGTGGTCTTGGTGATGACGGTGGTGGCATCCAGCTTATGGAATCTTCCTTGTACCCCTCAGCCAGTAGCTTTTCGCATAGTTTTTCATCGACAAGTTTAGGGCAGATGCAGTTTGACAGCAATACTATGGGCGCATTCTGGTCTCCCCACAGAACTCAGATGCGGCTGCAGAGTAGGAGGTCACAATCTCGCGAAGACCTGGATTCCTCGGTGGCTGAGGCACATCTCGTGAAGGTTTAG
- the LOC112800212 gene encoding probable carotenoid cleavage dioxygenase 4, chloroplastic encodes MVPKPIIVTTPPSSSPSITPPLPLRNISTVQTQQNPQTLNTTTTTAPPPPPPTIITTPPSRTTKPSPSKLPPRRRASELSLPGFIFNAFDDVINNFIDPPLKPSVDPKHVLSHNFAPVDELPPTQCDIVEGSLPPCLDGAYIRNGPNPQFLPKGPYHLFDGDGMLHAIRIKEGKATLCSRYVKTYKYTIENEAGQPLIPNVFSGFNTLMGSAARGSLTAARVLSGQYNPVNGIGLANTSLALFGNHLFALGESDLPYKVRVTETGDIETVGRFDFEGKLAMSMTAHPKIDSETGETFAFRYSPIPPFLTYFWFDKEGRKQADVPVFSMTRPAFLHDFAVTKKYALFADIQIGMNPLDMISGGSPVGSDPSKVSRVGILPRYAVDESQIRWLDVPGFNLIHAINAWDEPDGETITLVAPNILSVEHTLERMDLVHAMVEKLTIHLPTGIVSRQPLSSRNLDFGVINPSYVGKKNNFVYAAVGDPMPKISGVVKLDVSRKTNCTVACRMFGDGCYAGEPFFVARDPENPEAEEDDGYVVSYVHDERKGESRFLVMDAKSPELEVVAAVRLPRRVPYGFHGLFVRDADIRKASLS; translated from the exons ATGGTCCCAAAACCCATCATTGTAACTACACCACCCTCATCATCACCCTCAATAACCCCACCTCTCCCTCTCAGAAACATCTCCACCGTTCAAACCCAACAAAACCCACAAACCCTtaacaccaccaccactaccgcaccaccaccgccaccaccaACAATAATAACTACCCCTCCCTCCAGAACAACCAAACCATCACCCTCAAAACTCCCCCCTAGAAGAAGAGCTTCGGAGTTGTCGCTGCCAGGGTTCATCTTCAACGCTTTCGATGACGTCATCAACAACTTCATCGACCCTCCATTGAAGCCTTCCGTGGACCCAAAACATGTCCTCTCTCACAACTTCGCACCGGTAGACGAGCTTCCACCAACCCAATGCGACATCGTCGAGGGATCTCTTCCGCCCTGCCTGGACGGCGCGTACATCAGAAACGGCCCCAACCCACAGTTTCTCCCGAAGGGACCGTACCACCTCTTCGACGGCGACGGCATGCTCCACGCCATTCGCATCAAAGAAGGCAAAGCCACACTCTGCAGCCGCTACGTCAAGACCTACAAGTACACCATAGAGAACGAAGCAGGTCAACCTCTCATCCCCAACGTGTTCTCCGGCTTCAACACACTAATGGGCTCGGCGGCGCGTGGCTCCCTCACGGCGGCGCGTGTGCTGAGTGGACAGTACAACCCTGTGAACGGCATTGGGCTGGCGAACACAAGCTTAGCTCTGTTCGGCAACCACCTCTTCGCTCTCGGAGAATCGGATCTTCCGTACAAGGTGAGAGTGACGGAGACTGGCGACATCGAAACGGTGGGTCGTTTTGACTTCGAGGGGAAGCTGGCGATGAGCATGACAGCGCACCCGAAGATTGACAGCGAGACCGGAGAGACGTTTGCGTTCCGTTACAGTCCGATTCCGCCGTTTCTGACGTACTTCTGGTTCGATAAGGAAGGGAGGAAGCAGGCGGACGTGCCGGTATTCTCAATGACGAGGCCGGCGTTCCTGCATGATTTTGCGGTGACGAAGAAGTATGCGTTGTTTGCGGACATACAGATTGGGATGAACCCGCTTGACATGATCTCCGGTGGGTCTCCGGTGGGGTCGGATCCGTCGAAGGTGTCGAGGGTGGGGATATTGCCTCGCTATGCGGTTGATGAGTCTCAGATCAG GTGGTTGGATGTGCCGGGATTCAACCTCATCCACGCCATCAACGCATGGGACGAACCTGACGGAGAAACCATCACCCTCGTGGCCCCCAACATTCTCTCCGTCGAGCACACCCTCGAGAGAATGGACCTCGTCCACGCCATGGTTGAAAAGCTCACCATCCATCTCCCCACCGGCATCGTCTCCCGCCAGCCCTTATCCTCTCGCAACCTCGACTTCGGCGTCATCAACCCTTCCTACGTCGGAAAAAAGAACAACTTCGTCTACGCCGCCGTCGGCGACCCCATGCCCAAGATCTCCGGTGTCGTCAAGCTCGACGTCTCCAGGAAGACCAACTGCACTGTCGCCTGTCGGATGTTTGGCGACGGATGCTACGCCGGCGAGCCATTCTTTGTGGCCAGGGATCCGGAGAACCCTGAGGCGGAGGAGGACGACGGGTACGTGGTGAGCTACGTGCACGATGAAAGGAAGGGAGAGTCGAGGTTCTTGGTGATGGATGCAAAGTCACCGGAGCTGGAGGTGGTGGCGGCGGTGAGGCTTCCTCGCCGGGTGCCTTACGGGTTTCACGGGCTGTTCGTGAGGGACGCTGACATAAGGAAAGCGTCGCTATCGTGA